The following proteins come from a genomic window of Streptomyces sp. NBC_01716:
- a CDS encoding lysozyme, translating to MSVHRSDASGHRRLTLAGVLLAALALLLTLPGAASADGTPRTSDTPQRGSAHMGMGVIEHDGQGGSPAAGNRAVQTEGVDVSSHQGNVNWGSLWTSGVKWAYVKATEGNYYKNPYFAQQYNGSYNIGMIRGAYHFATPNDSSGANQANYFVDGGGGWSRDGKTLPGVLDIEWNPYGAACYGKTQAQMVAWIREFLNTYKSRTGRDAVIYTATSWWTQCTGNYSGFGSTNPLWVARYNSTVGELPAGWGYYTMWQYTSTGPIVGDHNRFNGALDRVVALANG from the coding sequence ATGTCCGTGCACAGATCCGACGCGTCAGGCCACCGCCGCCTCACCCTGGCAGGCGTCCTCCTCGCGGCTCTCGCCCTTCTCCTCACCCTGCCGGGCGCGGCGAGCGCCGACGGCACCCCCCGCACCTCGGACACCCCCCAACGGGGCTCGGCCCACATGGGCATGGGCGTCATCGAGCACGACGGCCAGGGCGGCAGCCCGGCCGCCGGAAACCGCGCCGTGCAGACCGAAGGCGTCGACGTCTCCAGCCATCAGGGGAACGTCAACTGGGGCTCTCTGTGGACCAGCGGCGTCAAGTGGGCGTATGTGAAGGCCACGGAAGGCAACTACTACAAGAACCCGTACTTCGCGCAGCAGTACAACGGTTCGTACAACATCGGCATGATCCGTGGCGCGTACCACTTCGCCACCCCCAACGACTCCAGCGGCGCCAACCAGGCCAACTACTTCGTCGACGGCGGCGGTGGCTGGTCGCGTGACGGCAAGACGCTGCCCGGCGTGCTGGACATCGAGTGGAATCCGTACGGCGCCGCCTGCTACGGCAAGACGCAGGCGCAGATGGTCGCCTGGATCCGCGAGTTCCTGAACACGTACAAGTCCCGCACCGGCCGTGACGCCGTGATCTACACGGCCACCAGCTGGTGGACCCAGTGCACGGGCAACTACAGCGGCTTCGGCTCCACGAACCCGCTCTGGGTGGCCCGGTACAACTCCACCGTGGGTGAACTCCCGGCCGGCTGGGGCTACTACACGATGTGGCAGTACACCTCCACCGGGCCCATCGTCGGCGACCACAACAGGTTCAACGGCGCGCTCGACCGCGTCGTGGCCCTCGCGAACGGCTGA
- the lon gene encoding endopeptidase La: protein MAATSTPLTLPVLPLDDEVVLPGMVVPLDLSDTEVRAAVEAAQAAARDESDGGKPKVLLVPRLDGAYAGTGVLGTVEQVGRLSDGDPGALIRGRGRVRIGAGTTGPGRALWVEGLHVDETVPDPLPGSVTELIKEYKALATDWLKKRGAWQVVDRVQQIDDVSQLADNAGYSPFLSTAQKVELLETADPVARLKMATDQLREHFAEQDVAESIAKDVQEGVDRQQREFLLRRQLDAVRKELSELNGDAADESDDYRTRVEAADLPEHVREAALKEVDKLERSSDQSPEGSWIRTWLDTVLELPWNERSEDAYDIQGAQRVLDAEHAGLDDVKERITEYLAVRKRRNDRGLGVVGGRRGGAVLALVGPPGVGKTSLGESVAHAMGRSFVRVALGGVRDEAEIRGHRRTYVGALPGRIVRAIKEAGSMNPVVLLDEIDKVGSDYRGDPAAALLEVLDPAQNHTFRDHYLEVELDLSDVVFLATANVLESIPEALLDRMELVRLDGYTEDEKVVIARDHLLPRQLERAGLETGEVTLEDEALRKLAGEYTREAGVRNLERSIARLLRKVAAQHELGERELPFSVGDGELRGLIGRPHHVPESAQDPAERRTAVPGVATGLAVTGAGGDVLFVEASLADPETGGSGLTLTGQLGDVMKESAQIALSFLRSHGAELELPVADLKDRGVHIHFPAGAVPKDGPSAGITMTTALASLLSGRQVRTDVAMTGEVSLTGRVLPIGGLKQKLLAAHRAGITTVVIPKRNEADLDDVPAEILEKLEVHPVTDVRQVLEIALSSATAAATEIPVAA, encoded by the coding sequence ATGGCTGCCACGTCCACACCACTCACCCTGCCCGTGCTGCCGCTCGACGACGAGGTCGTGCTGCCCGGGATGGTGGTGCCCCTGGACCTGTCCGACACCGAGGTGCGCGCCGCCGTCGAGGCCGCCCAGGCGGCTGCCCGCGACGAATCCGACGGGGGAAAGCCGAAGGTGCTGCTCGTGCCGCGCCTCGACGGGGCTTACGCGGGGACCGGCGTCCTCGGGACCGTCGAGCAGGTCGGCAGGCTCTCCGACGGCGACCCCGGCGCCCTGATCCGCGGCAGGGGCCGTGTCAGGATCGGCGCCGGTACGACCGGGCCCGGCCGGGCCCTGTGGGTCGAGGGTCTGCACGTCGACGAGACCGTGCCCGACCCGCTGCCCGGCTCCGTCACCGAACTGATCAAGGAATACAAGGCTCTCGCCACCGACTGGCTGAAGAAGCGCGGCGCCTGGCAGGTCGTGGACCGTGTCCAGCAGATCGACGACGTCTCGCAGCTCGCCGACAACGCCGGTTACTCGCCGTTCCTCAGCACCGCCCAGAAGGTCGAGCTGCTGGAGACCGCCGACCCGGTGGCCCGTCTGAAGATGGCGACCGACCAGCTCCGCGAGCACTTCGCCGAGCAGGACGTCGCCGAGTCCATCGCCAAGGACGTCCAGGAGGGCGTCGACAGGCAGCAGCGCGAGTTCCTGCTGCGGCGCCAGCTCGACGCCGTACGCAAGGAGCTGTCCGAGCTCAACGGCGACGCCGCCGACGAGTCCGACGACTACCGGACCCGCGTGGAGGCCGCCGACCTGCCCGAGCACGTCCGTGAGGCGGCGCTCAAGGAGGTCGACAAGCTGGAGCGGTCGTCCGACCAGAGCCCCGAGGGCTCGTGGATCCGCACCTGGCTGGACACCGTCCTCGAACTGCCGTGGAACGAGCGGTCCGAGGACGCGTACGACATCCAGGGGGCCCAGCGCGTCCTCGACGCCGAGCACGCGGGCCTGGACGACGTGAAGGAACGGATCACGGAGTACCTGGCCGTGCGCAAGCGCCGTAACGACCGCGGCCTGGGCGTCGTGGGAGGCCGCCGCGGCGGCGCCGTCCTCGCCCTCGTCGGTCCGCCCGGCGTCGGCAAGACCTCGCTCGGCGAATCCGTCGCGCACGCCATGGGACGGTCCTTCGTCCGCGTCGCGCTCGGCGGTGTCCGGGACGAGGCGGAGATCCGCGGCCACCGGCGTACGTACGTGGGCGCTCTCCCGGGCCGTATCGTCCGGGCGATCAAGGAGGCCGGTTCGATGAACCCGGTCGTCCTGCTCGACGAGATCGACAAGGTCGGCTCGGACTACCGGGGCGACCCGGCCGCAGCCCTCCTGGAAGTCCTCGACCCGGCGCAGAACCACACCTTCCGCGACCACTACCTGGAGGTCGAACTCGACCTCTCCGACGTGGTCTTCCTCGCCACCGCGAACGTCCTGGAGTCCATCCCCGAGGCACTGCTCGACCGGATGGAGCTGGTCCGTCTCGACGGCTACACGGAGGACGAGAAGGTCGTCATCGCACGCGACCACCTGCTGCCCCGGCAGCTGGAGCGGGCCGGTCTGGAGACCGGCGAGGTCACGCTGGAGGACGAGGCCCTGCGCAAGCTGGCGGGCGAGTACACCCGCGAGGCGGGCGTGCGTAACCTCGAACGCTCCATCGCCAGACTGCTCCGCAAGGTCGCCGCACAGCACGAGCTGGGCGAGCGTGAGCTGCCCTTCTCCGTAGGAGACGGCGAGCTGCGCGGCCTCATCGGCCGGCCGCACCACGTGCCCGAGTCCGCCCAGGACCCGGCCGAGCGCCGCACCGCGGTGCCCGGCGTGGCCACGGGCCTCGCCGTGACCGGCGCGGGCGGGGACGTCCTCTTCGTGGAGGCGTCGCTGGCCGACCCGGAGACGGGCGGTTCGGGACTCACCCTGACCGGACAGCTGGGCGACGTCATGAAGGAGTCGGCACAGATCGCGCTCTCCTTCCTGCGCTCGCACGGCGCGGAGCTGGAACTGCCGGTCGCCGACCTGAAGGACCGGGGCGTGCACATCCACTTCCCGGCGGGCGCGGTGCCGAAGGACGGCCCGAGCGCGGGCATCACCATGACGACGGCGCTCGCCTCGCTGCTGAGCGGACGCCAGGTCCGTACGGATGTCGCCATGACCGGTGAGGTCTCGCTGACCGGACGTGTCCTGCCCATCGGCGGCCTGAAGCAGAAGCTGCTGGCCGCGCACCGCGCGGGCATCACCACCGTCGTGATCCCCAAGCGGAACGAGGCGGACCTGGACGACGTCCCCGCCGAGATCCTGGAGAAGCTGGAGGTCCACCCGGTGACGGATGTCCGCCAGGTTCTGGAGATCGCGCTCTCGTCGGCGACGGCCGCCGCGACGGAGATCCCGGTCGCCGCGTAA
- a CDS encoding spermidine synthase, translating to MSRTIHDRPVTLDRRDGPYGEVVLRRRPGRGGTGDGGGGDIHEIIANGTFLMDTSDGRSERLLIDAAQAALAPGRREGLPSVLIGGLGVGFSLAHAADDERWGRIVVVEREQAVIDWHHEGPLARISGAALGDPRTVILHTDLVDYIRTSTEPGTEPPEGGDQPLDRYDALCLDIDNGPGWTVTDENANLYTPGGLAACLALLNPGGVLAVWSAQPSPAFEEALRNAGFTGVRTEEIQVARGVPDVVHLGVRPA from the coding sequence ATGTCCCGAACGATCCACGACCGTCCCGTCACCCTGGACCGGCGCGACGGCCCCTACGGCGAGGTCGTCCTGCGCCGGCGGCCCGGTCGCGGCGGCACAGGTGACGGCGGCGGCGGTGACATCCACGAGATCATCGCCAACGGCACCTTCCTGATGGACACCTCCGACGGCCGTTCCGAGCGCCTGCTGATCGACGCCGCGCAGGCCGCCCTCGCCCCCGGCCGCCGCGAGGGCCTGCCGTCCGTCCTCATCGGCGGGCTCGGCGTCGGCTTCTCGCTCGCGCACGCCGCCGACGACGAGCGCTGGGGCCGGATCGTGGTGGTCGAACGCGAGCAGGCGGTCATCGACTGGCACCACGAGGGACCGCTCGCACGGATCTCCGGAGCGGCGCTCGGCGACCCGCGGACTGTGATCCTCCACACCGATCTGGTCGACTACATCCGTACGAGCACGGAGCCGGGGACGGAGCCGCCGGAAGGCGGCGACCAGCCGCTCGACCGCTACGACGCGCTCTGCCTGGACATCGACAACGGCCCCGGCTGGACCGTCACGGACGAGAACGCGAACCTTTACACACCCGGCGGACTGGCCGCCTGTCTGGCCCTGCTCAACCCCGGCGGAGTGCTCGCCGTCTGGTCCGCGCAGCCTTCGCCCGCGTTCGAGGAAGCCTTGCGGAATGCCGGTTTCACCGGGGTTAGGACGGAAGAGATCCAAGTTGCCCGGGGAGTGCCTGACGTGGTCCATCTCGGCGTTCGCCCTGCGTAG
- a CDS encoding response regulator transcription factor, producing MEQTHTSQNGVAASPGAQRRVLVVEDDATIVDAIAARLRAEGFVVQTAVDGPAAVDAAEAWQPDLMVLDVMLPGFDGLEVCRRVQAQRPVPVLMLTARDDETDMLVGLGVGADDYMTKPFSMRELAARVHVLLRRVERAALAAVTPRSGILRLGELEIDHAQRRVRVRGEDVHLTPTEFDLLVCLANTPRAVLSREQLLAEVWDWADASGTRTVDSHIKALRRKIGAERIRTVHGVGYALETPAP from the coding sequence ATGGAGCAGACACACACCAGCCAGAACGGGGTCGCGGCCTCTCCCGGCGCGCAGCGCCGAGTGCTCGTGGTCGAGGACGACGCGACGATCGTGGACGCCATCGCGGCCCGGCTGCGTGCCGAGGGCTTCGTCGTCCAGACGGCCGTCGACGGCCCTGCCGCCGTCGACGCCGCCGAGGCCTGGCAGCCCGATCTGATGGTGCTCGACGTGATGCTGCCCGGCTTCGACGGTCTGGAGGTCTGCCGTCGTGTTCAGGCGCAGCGCCCCGTACCGGTGCTGATGCTGACGGCGCGCGACGACGAGACCGACATGCTCGTGGGGCTCGGTGTCGGGGCCGACGACTACATGACCAAGCCGTTCTCCATGCGGGAGCTGGCGGCCCGGGTGCATGTGCTGCTGCGAAGGGTGGAACGCGCGGCGCTGGCCGCCGTGACACCGCGCAGCGGCATCCTGCGCCTCGGCGAGCTGGAGATCGACCACGCGCAGCGCCGGGTACGGGTGCGCGGCGAGGACGTGCATCTGACGCCCACCGAGTTCGACCTGCTGGTCTGCCTGGCGAACACGCCCCGCGCGGTGCTCTCGCGCGAGCAGCTGCTGGCCGAGGTGTGGGACTGGGCGGACGCCTCCGGCACCCGTACGGTCGACAGCCACATCAAGGCGCTGCGCCGCAAGATCGGCGCCGAGCGGATCCGTACGGTGCACGGCGTGGGGTACGCCCTGGAGACACCGGCGCCATGA
- a CDS encoding HAMP domain-containing sensor histidine kinase — MLVVVSVLITTGLLMVALRTETELRFITVFSMIATLLITQFVAHGLTAPLDEMNTVAKGISHGDYTRRVSGADRRDELGDLASTINRMADDLEAVDRHRKELVANVSHELRTPIAALRAVLENVVDGVSAADPETMRTALKQTERLGRLVETLLDLSRLDNGVLPLKARRFEVWPYLSGVLKEANLAATQRGLSSASGNHTRTDVHLHLDVSPPELTAHADAERLHQVVANLIDNAVKHSPPHGRVTVRARRGHGPESLDLEIQDEGPGIPEPERHRVFERFNRGSSPSPHGPGSDGGTGLGLAIASWAVDLHGGRIGVAESVRGCLIQVTLPGIPRARG, encoded by the coding sequence ATGCTCGTCGTGGTCTCCGTGCTCATCACCACGGGCCTGCTGATGGTGGCGCTGCGCACCGAGACGGAGCTGCGTTTCATCACGGTCTTCTCGATGATCGCGACGCTGTTGATAACGCAGTTCGTGGCGCACGGTCTGACCGCGCCGCTGGACGAGATGAACACCGTCGCGAAGGGCATCTCGCACGGTGACTACACGCGGCGGGTCAGCGGCGCCGACCGCCGTGACGAACTGGGCGACCTGGCCTCCACCATCAACCGGATGGCGGACGATCTGGAGGCCGTCGACCGGCATCGCAAGGAGCTGGTCGCCAACGTCTCGCACGAGCTGCGCACTCCGATCGCCGCGCTGCGCGCCGTGCTGGAGAACGTGGTGGACGGGGTGTCCGCCGCCGACCCGGAGACGATGCGTACGGCGCTGAAGCAGACGGAGCGTCTGGGCCGGCTGGTCGAGACGCTGCTGGACCTCTCGCGGCTCGACAACGGTGTGCTGCCGCTCAAGGCACGGCGCTTCGAGGTGTGGCCGTATCTGTCGGGCGTCCTGAAGGAGGCCAATCTCGCGGCCACGCAGCGCGGCCTCAGCTCGGCCTCGGGCAATCACACCCGCACGGACGTCCATCTGCATCTGGATGTGTCGCCGCCGGAGCTGACGGCGCACGCGGACGCGGAGCGGCTGCACCAGGTGGTGGCCAATCTCATCGACAACGCGGTCAAACACAGCCCGCCGCACGGCCGGGTGACCGTACGGGCGCGGCGCGGGCACGGTCCCGAGTCGCTGGATCTGGAGATCCAGGACGAGGGGCCGGGCATTCCGGAGCCGGAGCGCCACCGGGTCTTCGAGCGTTTCAACCGCGGCAGCTCACCCTCGCCGCACGGGCCGGGCAGCGACGGCGGTACGGGACTGGGGCTGGCGATCGCGAGTTGGGCGGTGGATCTGCACGGCGGACGCATCGGGGTGGCCGAATCCGTTCGCGGGTGCCTCATCCAGGTGACACTTCCGGGAATACCTCGGGCGCGGGGTTGA
- a CDS encoding multifunctional oxoglutarate decarboxylase/oxoglutarate dehydrogenase thiamine pyrophosphate-binding subunit/dihydrolipoyllysine-residue succinyltransferase subunit has protein sequence MSSQSPSNSSVSTDQTGQEKNPAAAFGPNEWLVDEIYQQYLQDPNSVDRAWWDFFADYKPGTTGAADKSPEPAATSTAAAGAAVSAAPAAPPATTTATAPAAPAKPVAAAPAQAPAPKAETQAPAAPAAPARPAAAAPAPAKAAPAAKPAVVAEPKEAPAGEPTGPEYVTLRGPSAAVAKNMNMSLELPTATSVRAVPVKLLFDNRIVINNHLKRARGGKISFTHLIGYAMVQAIKAMPSMNYSFTVKDGKPTLVKPEHINFGLAIDLVKPNGDRQLVVAGIKKAETLNFFEFWQAYEDIVRRARNNKLTMDDFSGVTVSLTNPGGLGTVHSVPRLMPGQSVIMGVGSMDYPAEFQGTSQDTLNKLGISKVMTLTSTYDHRVIQGAASGEFLRIVSQLLLGENEFYDEIFQSLRIPYEPVRWLKDIDASHDEDVTKPARVFELIHSYRVRGHVMADTDPLEYRQRKHPDLDITEHGLTLWDLEREFAVGGFAGQSMMKLRDILGVLRNSYCRTTGVEFMHIQDPKQRKWLQDRIERSNTKPEREEQLRILRRLNAAEAFETFLQTKYVGQKRFSLEGGESVIPLLDAVIDSAAESRLDEVVIGMAHRGRLNVLANIVGKSYAQIFREFEGNLDPKSMHGSGDVKYHLGAEGTFTGLDGEQIKVSLAANPSHLEAVDPVLEGIARAKQDIINKAGTDFTVLPVALHGDAAFAGQGVVAETLNMSQLRGYRTGGTVHVVINNQVGFTAAPEASRSSMYATDVARMIEAPIIHVNGDDPEACVRVARLAFEFRQTFNKDVVIDLICYRRRGHNEGDNPQFTNPQMVTLIDKKRSVRKLYTESLIGRGDITLEEAEQALQDFQGQLEKVFAEVREATSHPAPAHVPDAQAEFPVAVTTAISQEVVKRIAESQVNIPDHITVHPRLMPQMQRRAASVEDGTIDWGTGETLAIGSLLMEGTPVRLSGQDTRRGTFGQRHAVLVDQETGEDYTPLLYLAEDQARYNVYDSLLSEYAAMGFEYGYSLARPESLVMWEAQFGDFVNGAQTVVDEFISSAEQKWGQTSGVTLLLPHGYEGQGPDHSSARPERFLQVCAQNNMTVAMPTLPSNYFHLLRWQVHNPHHKPLVVFTPKLLLRLKAATSKIEEFTTGGFRPVIGDSMTEAGTIDPAAVRKVVFCAGKVYYDLDAERQKRGLTDTVIVRLERLYPLPGAELQAEIAKYPNAEKYLWAQEEPANQGAWPFIALNLIDHLDLAVGADVPHDERLRRISRPASSSPAVGSAKRHQAEQAQLCAEVFDA, from the coding sequence GTGTCGTCTCAGTCCCCCAGTAACTCAAGCGTCTCGACCGACCAAACGGGGCAGGAAAAGAATCCTGCCGCCGCCTTCGGGCCCAACGAATGGCTCGTCGACGAGATCTACCAGCAGTACCTCCAGGACCCGAATTCGGTCGACCGTGCCTGGTGGGACTTCTTCGCCGACTACAAGCCGGGCACCACCGGTGCGGCGGACAAATCCCCGGAGCCGGCCGCGACATCCACCGCAGCCGCGGGGGCTGCGGTGAGCGCCGCACCGGCAGCGCCGCCCGCCACCACCACCGCGACGGCCCCGGCCGCACCGGCGAAGCCCGTGGCGGCGGCTCCCGCGCAGGCCCCCGCCCCCAAGGCCGAGACCCAGGCGCCGGCCGCCCCCGCCGCGCCGGCCAGGCCCGCCGCCGCCGCGCCCGCACCGGCGAAGGCTGCGCCCGCCGCCAAGCCCGCGGTCGTGGCCGAGCCGAAGGAAGCGCCGGCCGGGGAGCCCACGGGCCCCGAGTACGTGACGCTGCGCGGCCCGTCGGCCGCCGTCGCGAAGAACATGAACATGTCGCTGGAGCTGCCCACGGCCACGTCCGTGCGCGCCGTCCCGGTGAAGCTGCTCTTCGACAACCGCATCGTCATCAACAACCACCTGAAGCGGGCGCGCGGCGGCAAGATCTCCTTCACGCACCTCATCGGTTACGCGATGGTGCAGGCCATCAAGGCCATGCCGTCGATGAACTACTCCTTCACGGTGAAGGACGGCAAGCCCACCCTGGTCAAGCCGGAGCACATCAACTTCGGTCTGGCCATCGACCTGGTGAAGCCGAACGGCGACCGCCAGCTCGTCGTCGCCGGCATCAAGAAGGCCGAGACGCTCAACTTCTTCGAGTTCTGGCAGGCGTACGAGGACATCGTCCGGCGCGCCCGCAACAACAAGCTGACGATGGACGACTTCAGCGGCGTCACCGTCTCGCTGACCAACCCGGGCGGCCTCGGCACGGTCCACTCCGTGCCGCGTCTGATGCCCGGTCAGTCGGTCATCATGGGCGTCGGATCGATGGACTACCCGGCCGAGTTCCAGGGCACCTCGCAGGACACCCTGAACAAGCTGGGCATCTCCAAGGTCATGACGCTGACCTCCACGTACGACCACCGCGTCATCCAGGGCGCCGCCTCGGGCGAGTTCCTGCGGATCGTCAGCCAACTGCTGCTCGGCGAGAACGAGTTCTACGACGAGATCTTCCAGTCGCTGCGCATCCCCTACGAGCCGGTCCGCTGGCTCAAGGACATCGACGCCTCGCACGACGAGGACGTCACGAAGCCCGCGCGGGTCTTCGAGCTGATCCACTCCTACCGGGTGCGCGGCCATGTCATGGCCGACACCGACCCGTTGGAGTACCGCCAGCGCAAGCACCCCGACCTGGACATCACCGAACACGGCCTCACCCTGTGGGACCTGGAGCGGGAGTTCGCGGTCGGCGGCTTCGCCGGCCAGTCGATGATGAAGCTGCGCGACATCCTGGGCGTGCTGCGCAACTCGTACTGCCGCACCACCGGCGTCGAGTTCATGCACATCCAGGACCCGAAGCAGCGCAAGTGGCTCCAGGACCGCATCGAGCGCTCCAACACCAAGCCGGAGCGCGAGGAGCAGTTGCGGATCCTGCGCAGGCTCAACGCCGCCGAGGCGTTCGAGACCTTCCTCCAGACCAAGTACGTCGGCCAGAAGCGGTTCTCGCTGGAGGGCGGCGAGTCCGTCATCCCGCTGCTCGACGCGGTCATCGACTCGGCGGCCGAGTCGCGGCTGGACGAGGTCGTCATCGGCATGGCCCACCGCGGCCGGCTCAACGTCCTGGCGAACATCGTCGGCAAGTCGTACGCCCAGATCTTCCGCGAGTTCGAGGGCAACCTCGACCCGAAGTCGATGCACGGCTCCGGCGACGTGAAGTACCACCTGGGCGCCGAGGGCACCTTCACCGGTCTCGACGGCGAGCAGATCAAGGTCTCGCTGGCCGCGAACCCCTCGCACCTGGAGGCGGTCGACCCGGTCCTCGAAGGCATCGCGCGCGCCAAGCAGGACATCATCAACAAGGCGGGCACGGACTTCACCGTGCTGCCCGTCGCGCTGCACGGCGACGCGGCGTTCGCGGGCCAGGGTGTCGTCGCCGAGACGCTCAACATGTCGCAGCTGCGCGGCTACCGCACCGGCGGCACGGTGCACGTGGTGATCAACAACCAGGTCGGCTTCACCGCCGCCCCGGAGGCCTCGCGCTCCTCGATGTACGCGACCGACGTCGCGCGCATGATCGAGGCGCCGATCATCCATGTGAACGGTGACGACCCGGAGGCGTGCGTCCGGGTGGCGCGTCTCGCGTTCGAGTTCCGCCAGACGTTCAACAAGGACGTCGTGATCGACCTCATCTGCTACCGCAGGCGCGGTCACAACGAGGGCGACAACCCGCAGTTCACCAACCCGCAGATGGTCACCCTGATCGACAAGAAGCGCTCGGTGCGCAAGCTCTACACCGAATCGCTGATCGGCCGCGGCGACATCACCCTGGAAGAGGCGGAGCAGGCGCTCCAGGACTTCCAGGGCCAGCTGGAGAAGGTGTTCGCCGAGGTCCGCGAGGCCACGTCGCACCCGGCTCCGGCCCATGTCCCGGACGCCCAGGCGGAGTTCCCGGTCGCGGTCACCACGGCCATCTCCCAGGAGGTCGTCAAGCGGATCGCCGAGTCCCAGGTCAACATCCCCGACCACATCACGGTGCACCCGCGGCTCATGCCGCAGATGCAGCGCCGCGCGGCGTCGGTGGAGGACGGCACGATCGACTGGGGCACCGGCGAGACGCTCGCCATCGGCTCGCTGCTGATGGAGGGCACCCCCGTCCGGCTGTCGGGCCAGGACACCCGCCGCGGCACGTTCGGCCAGCGCCACGCGGTGCTGGTGGACCAGGAGACCGGCGAGGACTACACCCCGCTGCTGTACCTGGCCGAGGACCAGGCCCGGTACAACGTCTACGACTCGCTGCTCAGCGAGTACGCGGCGATGGGCTTCGAGTACGGCTACTCGCTGGCCCGCCCGGAGTCGCTGGTCATGTGGGAGGCCCAGTTCGGCGACTTCGTCAACGGGGCGCAGACCGTCGTCGACGAGTTCATCTCATCGGCCGAGCAGAAGTGGGGCCAGACCTCGGGCGTCACGCTGCTGCTGCCGCACGGCTACGAGGGCCAGGGACCGGACCACTCGTCCGCGCGCCCCGAGCGCTTCCTCCAGGTGTGCGCGCAGAACAACATGACGGTCGCGATGCCGACCCTGCCGTCGAACTACTTCCACCTGCTGCGCTGGCAGGTCCACAACCCGCACCACAAGCCGCTGGTCGTCTTCACCCCGAAGCTGCTGCTGCGGCTGAAGGCGGCGACCTCGAAGATCGAGGAGTTCACCACCGGCGGCTTCCGCCCGGTGATCGGCGACTCGATGACCGAGGCGGGCACGATCGATCCGGCGGCCGTCCGCAAGGTCGTCTTCTGCGCGGGCAAGGTCTACTACGACCTGGACGCCGAGCGGCAGAAGCGCGGTCTGACGGACACGGTGATCGTGCGGCTGGAGCGGCTGTACCCGCTGCCGGGCGCGGAGCTCCAGGCGGAGATCGCGAAGTACCCGAACGCCGAGAAGTACCTGTGGGCGCAGGAGGAGCCGGCGAACCAGGGGGCGTGGCCGTTCATCGCGCTCAACCTGATCGACCACCTGGACCTGGCGGTCGGCGCCGACGTCCCGCACGACGAGCGGCTGCGCCGTATCTCGCGGCCCGCTTCCTCGTCGCCGGCGGTCGGTTCCGCCAAGCGGCACCAGGCGGAGCAGGCGCAGCTGTGCGCCGAGGTGTTCGACGCCTGA